Proteins encoded within one genomic window of Halodesulfurarchaeum formicicum:
- a CDS encoding 2Fe-2S iron-sulfur cluster-binding protein: MAEQQRSDGDRQPTPAGEHLNRRNLLAALGSAGLLSTAGCLGILGDDETGPRADDPTPVPTTEGGEGTTTGPVETFDIEWTVQGATTAVASNEVLLDVAIDEGLDVPYQCEQGICGVCTSTVPGDGTDYVEHTGADYLSDEQIAGGFVLPCVASPKQDFSIETGKQDAADAYSPDGAETEETTTAADVESFSIDWTVQGATTDVPATQTLLDSALDNDLDVPYECEHGVCGECTSEVPGAGSEYVDHDGNQYLSDEQVEAGYVLTCVGSPKQDFEITTGVKDDADAV; the protein is encoded by the coding sequence ATGGCGGAGCAACAGCGTTCCGACGGCGACAGACAACCGACCCCGGCCGGTGAACACCTCAATCGAAGAAATCTTTTGGCCGCGCTCGGCAGCGCGGGCCTGCTCTCGACGGCTGGCTGTCTTGGCATCCTGGGGGACGACGAGACCGGCCCGCGCGCGGACGATCCCACTCCAGTACCAACCACCGAGGGTGGCGAGGGGACGACCACCGGTCCCGTCGAGACATTCGACATCGAGTGGACTGTCCAGGGGGCGACGACTGCGGTCGCCAGCAACGAGGTCCTGCTCGACGTGGCCATCGACGAAGGGCTCGACGTTCCATACCAGTGCGAACAGGGGATCTGTGGGGTCTGTACCTCCACGGTTCCCGGCGACGGGACCGACTACGTCGAGCACACCGGTGCCGACTATCTGAGCGACGAGCAGATCGCCGGCGGGTTCGTGCTTCCCTGTGTCGCCTCCCCGAAACAGGATTTCTCCATCGAGACCGGCAAGCAGGACGCGGCTGACGCCTACTCGCCCGACGGTGCGGAAACCGAGGAGACGACCACCGCGGCCGACGTTGAGTCCTTCTCGATCGACTGGACCGTTCAGGGTGCCACGACCGATGTGCCGGCCACCCAGACGCTGCTCGACTCGGCCCTGGATAACGACCTGGACGTGCCATACGAGTGTGAGCATGGCGTCTGTGGGGAGTGTACCTCGGAGGTTCCGGGTGCTGGTAGCGAGTACGTCGACCACGACGGCAACCAGTATCTCAGCGACGAACAGGTCGAAGCGGGCTATGTCCTCACGTGTGTGGGTTCGCCCAAGCAGGACTTCGAGATCACGACTGGCGTGAAAGACGACGCGGACGCAGTCTAG
- a CDS encoding response regulator, translated as MSEATPTVLIVDDEVNITELFGVWLEAAYDVRMANSGEEALAELDESVDVVLLDRRMPGLSGDEVLEEIRDRGYDCRVAMVTAVDPDFDVIEMGFDDYLTKPIDREGLESAIESLLDRKEYDDAMQEYYALTSKKAALESSKPASELEASEEYAELKAEIETLEGDLEGALETESDFESAFRDLD; from the coding sequence ATGAGTGAAGCTACGCCGACCGTCCTGATCGTCGACGACGAGGTGAACATCACCGAACTCTTCGGCGTCTGGCTCGAGGCAGCGTACGACGTGCGGATGGCGAACAGCGGGGAGGAGGCGCTTGCGGAACTCGACGAGTCCGTCGACGTGGTCCTCCTCGACCGTCGCATGCCGGGGCTGTCCGGGGACGAGGTCCTCGAGGAGATCCGGGACCGGGGCTATGACTGCCGGGTCGCGATGGTCACGGCCGTCGACCCGGACTTCGATGTCATCGAGATGGGCTTTGACGATTATCTCACGAAGCCCATCGACCGGGAGGGCCTGGAGTCGGCTATCGAGTCCCTGCTCGACCGGAAGGAGTACGACGACGCGATGCAGGAGTACTACGCGCTGACCTCGAAGAAGGCCGCACTGGAGTCCTCGAAACCGGCCTCGGAACTGGAGGCCAGCGAGGAGTACGCCGAATTGAAAGCCGAGATCGAGACTCTCGAAGGGGATCTGGAAGGGGCCCTCGAGACCGAATCGGACTTCGAGTCCGCGTTCCGTGATCTTGACTGA
- a CDS encoding amino acid-binding protein: protein MSDEHGSTRAHTVRLELVDEPGELLRALEPIAENGGNLLSIFHERGSVTPRGRIPVEIDLECAPEQLEQITAALRDRGINVIQAGTEKYGEEVLVLLIGARLEEDLSATIERIESETPASVIDLSLSGATDSEAVSSGRFRLALEAGAADAALDAVRQVATDMDLRFVAPLVEGSR, encoded by the coding sequence ATGAGCGACGAACACGGGAGTACCCGCGCCCATACGGTTCGGCTCGAACTGGTCGACGAGCCGGGCGAACTTCTGCGGGCGCTGGAACCGATCGCCGAGAACGGCGGCAACCTGCTCAGTATCTTTCACGAGCGGGGCTCGGTCACCCCGCGGGGACGGATCCCCGTCGAGATCGATCTGGAGTGTGCGCCCGAACAGCTCGAACAGATCACCGCGGCGCTCAGGGATCGCGGGATCAACGTCATCCAGGCCGGAACCGAGAAGTACGGTGAGGAGGTGCTGGTGCTCCTGATCGGCGCCCGCCTGGAGGAGGACCTCTCGGCGACCATCGAACGCATCGAGTCCGAGACCCCGGCCTCGGTCATCGACCTCTCGCTCTCGGGAGCGACCGACTCGGAGGCCGTCTCCAGCGGTCGGTTCCGGCTGGCACTCGAAGCCGGTGCAGCGGACGCAGCACTCGACGCCGTCCGGCAGGTGGCCACGGACATGGATCTGCGGTTCGTCGCCCCGCTCGTGGAGGGATCACGATGA
- a CDS encoding homoserine dehydrogenase: MKLAVMGAGDVGQSVARLAGEYGHTVTAIADSSSAVWDENGVDVTEALTRKSESGAVGPNDPEGVLGAEYDVLIEATPTTLGDAEPGFGHVTTALERDRDVVLANKGPVAQRYDDLAAVAADSEGAVRFEATVGGAIPAIATAEGLGPEHVTAARGVLNGTANFILSRMQAEGLAYEHVLAEAQDLGVAETDPSFDVEGTDAALKGVILANVLDGGGHTLADARIEGIKDLPANALDVAADDGMTVRLIAEATADRIRVGPRLVPENSTLAVTGTMNILQFDTQHAGQLNISGRGAGGPETASAVLADVDRLSCDTTSSVRTGSR; this comes from the coding sequence ATGAAACTCGCTGTCATGGGGGCCGGCGATGTCGGGCAGTCCGTCGCCCGTCTGGCCGGGGAGTACGGCCACACTGTCACGGCCATCGCCGATTCGAGCAGTGCCGTCTGGGACGAGAACGGTGTCGATGTCACGGAGGCACTCACACGCAAAAGCGAGTCGGGTGCGGTCGGCCCGAACGATCCCGAGGGCGTTCTCGGAGCCGAATACGACGTGCTGATCGAAGCAACCCCGACCACGCTGGGCGACGCCGAACCCGGATTCGGTCACGTGACCACAGCCCTCGAACGGGACCGGGATGTCGTCCTCGCGAACAAGGGCCCGGTCGCCCAGCGGTACGACGACCTCGCCGCAGTTGCCGCCGACAGCGAGGGGGCTGTTCGGTTCGAAGCCACCGTGGGCGGAGCGATCCCCGCGATCGCGACCGCCGAGGGCCTCGGCCCCGAGCACGTCACGGCCGCACGCGGGGTGTTGAATGGAACGGCGAACTTCATTCTCTCGCGGATGCAGGCCGAGGGACTGGCCTACGAACACGTCCTGGCGGAGGCCCAGGACCTGGGCGTCGCCGAAACCGATCCCAGCTTCGACGTGGAGGGGACCGACGCCGCGCTGAAGGGAGTGATCCTGGCGAACGTCCTCGACGGTGGCGGTCACACACTCGCCGACGCTCGCATCGAGGGCATCAAAGACCTCCCGGCAAACGCGCTGGACGTCGCCGCCGACGACGGGATGACCGTCCGCCTGATCGCAGAAGCCACCGCCGACCGGATCAGGGTTGGGCCGCGGCTGGTTCCGGAGAACTCCACGCTCGCGGTGACGGGCACCATGAACATCCTGCAGTTCGACACCCAGCACGCGGGGCAGTTGAACATCAGCGGTCGCGGCGCGGGCGGCCCGGAAACCGCCTCCGCGGTCCTCGC